The Grus americana isolate bGruAme1 chromosome 5, bGruAme1.mat, whole genome shotgun sequence region AGCAAGCCCAGCTCTGGAGAGAGCACCGAGGCAGCAAGGACCCCTCTCAGCCACTGCACAGACCCTGCACCTGGGCACGTGGCTCACGGGTTGATGGATGTGAAAGGGGGATGCAGGCAGAGCATCAGCCAGGGCTGGGTTAGTGGGGTCAGTGAGGGTCAGAGCAGAGGGGCCCAGGATCCCCAGGGCATGCTGAGATTAACCactttgctgctgtgcagccagcCATGATACCTTCTACCCTTCCAGTTACTGCTAGAAAAAGCACTTTCAGATTTTGGGAAAGGCCTGAAATCCCCTGAAGCAGCATACCATAGAAAACCCACGTGTCCAGAGAGGATGCCCAGACCaggggggtggaaaaaaaactccatctttccttcctccttcccacacCATCCCTCCACGCACCTTGCACATCTCTAGGCTTAACTCAGCCGTGCCCATGGAGCAGCACTTAAAGTGTTTCAGCTGCAGCAAACCTGGGAAAGCCATGCAGCTTAACCCCCATGGGCAGCACGGCTGAATCAGGCCCTGAGCTGTGCCCACTCTCCATCTTCAGGACACCACCCTGTCCTGAAGTGCCATCATATCCCCTGACAGCAGCTCTCCCTTGGGAACATTTCCACCCTGGGGGGATGCCCACCTGCTCCATGCAAGTGGTAAAGCCCTGCCATGCCCCAAACTCTGCCTGGACATCTCCGCTTTCCTCATTGCTGCAGATTTATCGGTGCTGACAGACAAATCAGACAGAGCAGAGCTCACCCCCTCGTGGGGTGCAGCCAGGGGATACCTGGGCACCCCCCAGCCAGAGGGGTTGGGTACCCCAGAGGTGCAGGCTGGGCTGTGCCTCTGCTCCACTTCctccagaggagcaggagcccCAGCTCCACCTCAGCCAGCAGAAGTGCTTTTTCACCCCACTCCAGCAATGCTGGTCTGGCAAAACCTCCTCTTAGCAGATCCCAGAATGGCCCCTGGGacagccagcccagcctggctcacAGCCAGGTCTCTCCAAAATCCAGGGGCAAAGGGATTCTCACAGGCTTCAGAGCCATACTTCACcccaagaattttaaaaataccagcagAGACACttctgtggtttaaaaaaaggaaaattcaaataAAGGCTGCAGGGCAATCCCCTACTTTAACACATAGCTCCAAACCCACAGCTTTACATTGCAAAATTAGCTCagaggcaaggcaaggcaagccaggatttttttttttttcccccacaaggAGAAAGGGGCAGTGAAGGCACCTGATACCTCCCTGTAATTAGAGACAGTTCCTTATCCCTGATGCCACTGCCAGGGCACCTATATCCaatttggaaatgctgaagtATTGCCCAGCTTCATTAAATTATCCATCTGGCCCTCCCCTATTCATTTCCCTACTATTTTTCCACTTTAATGAGCCCAGCTGGGTCAAACTGTGACCAGTTACTCCTGAGCAGGGATCAGCCATCCCTCCCCCAAGGAATCCGGTGTGCCAAGGGGTCCAAAGACTCTCTACATATCAGTTTTCCCAGACAACCTCCTTCCAACCATGGGTATACTTAGCAACAGCAGTCATCCTAGCAAGGGCCCTCGAGACTCCCCTAAGGATCTGGAGAATTCAAGACAGCTGAGGATAGATATGGCAAAGAAAAGCCTGGGGCTTGCTAGCGCAGCAGAGCCTCTCCCCAGGCGGTGACCATACATGGGCTGCTAAGGGCTCCCTGCAGCTCACAGCGTCAGAAGCCCCAGAAGGAAGGAGATGGGGGAGTTTGGGAGAAACCGATTTCTCATCTCGGACCCCATAGGTGAGAGAAACCTGTCTTGTGAGCCATGCTCCTGCTTAGGTGCAAATATCCTGCAGGGCACAGCCCAAGCCGTAGGTGTGTGCGCAGCCATGGGGGCAGCAACTAAGGTCAGGGGCTGCCTGAAGCCTCCAGAGCTCTATGGAGAGTGCTCTGAATAACAGACCCAATGCATGTTGGGTTACCTAGCCCTGGTGTAAGGTAGGCTTCCCCCACACCTTGGGCTCCAGCCTCCCACTGTCAAGGCAGGAGGGTTGGCTCCATCATCCTGCACCATGTTGTCCCATCGGGGCAGGACAACCCAAGCAGCCACCTCCCCAGAGCCCACCCCAGCTTCTCACTTCTTTTGGGAAGGCTTCACATCAGGCTTACACCACAGTGGTTTCCTATATAGCGATTCCAGTTCATGGAAGGGAGCATAACACCAGTTTGGTTTAGGTGGTATCAGGAAGACTTTTCCAGCATGTCCCCATTTGTACAGGAAAATAGAATAAACTATGTCCAAATTAGGATTTCTAGGACATTTTCTAATGCAAGCTCCTCTTCTCTATACACTGGGCGCAGTTAAATAGATAAGGTTCATTGTTTAAGCAAACCGAGCaccttttttctccctataTCTCCTCACTGTGCTTTTACACCAGGAAGCCTTGGGATTTACTTTCCTGGCAGCTCCAACACAAGACTCACTGCTCACATCTCCAGCATGCCTTAAGCTGTCTTAGGAGCACTGTCCTGACTCCATCCATACACAGGTCAGCCTGAAAAGAGCTTTGTCCTCCAGAAGAGGAGATCAGAGAGCTGAGCTAGCCACGGGGTGTGAAAAGGTAGCCCCAAACAGCAAGCAAACACTTCCTCCATTTTGGGAGTGGAAATCACCAGAGACTAGCAAACATTTAAATAGCACAAGTAAAAGCAGGGGAAGTTTAGAGCTGCACATGAAACTATTACACAAGTTTGGAGGGAAAGTaattctctgtattttaaaaacaaaaaggaagttaCTTTTGCTCACTACTTCTTTTCCAACAAGtttcatatttcattaaaatgctaaaatgcAGCTAGGGAGGAAGGGGTGTGCCACCCTGCCATCAATATTcatatacacattttttaaacaagtttctAAAGGCTAAGGATTGGAGCGCATACAGAACAGACCGCTCCAGACAGCCTCTTATTTAGCTGAAACTCCAGGAGGAAACAGAGGAGGGAACAAGCTGACCCTGCCTCACCAGCAGCCCCCGCCACCTCGCCCTGGCTGTGCCGCAGCAAGAGAGGAGCTGGAAGGCTCAGTTACCTCCAGCTGCCCCCAgcatctgctccttgttcctgCAAGGTGAGCTGAGCGTGTGGTAGAGGCACGGCCAGGCTGGAGTGATGCTGGGAATCCTATAGACCACGCTGAGAAACCCCTGTGCTCCCCTAGCAGCCAAGGCTTCCACTTTGTTTCAGCAGAGAGTCATGCATGAAGCCTTCAAGCGCCTTTTGAAGCTTCCAGTCAAGTCTTCAGCCAAGGCTAATTGCTGTCAGGTGTCAGCCAAGACACTTACTGCAACCGTTAGTGACAGGAGATGACACACCTTTCTCTTCTCATTGTCACTcaagggttggggttttttcctatcaATATTAACCGCCTGGCTTTCAGAAGCCTCGGGGAGAAATGCTAATGCAAGCTTTGAAGCTGTAGGAGAAAAATCGGGCAaccccccaaggtccctggatGCTCAGCCTGAATCCAGTCCAAATCTGAGTACTTCTGAGTGATATACCTCGGCCGAACTTCTCTGTCTGCCTCCACCACAGAAAGATGTGGTCTGTGCTACTGGTCTGCCTCCTTTTAACCCCCATGTTGGAGCAAACAGACCCCAAATTTTACAATCTCTGCTGATACaacaacaaagcagaacagaggcACAGGGAGGTGTAAAAACCTTACAGCAACTAGCTTGAAACATTGTCGGGCTAACTCGGTTAGAGACATAGGGGACACAGCAATAAATAGACATGCCCAGCGATAGCTGCaaggagaggaggcagctgaTCTCCACCCACTGGTCTTAAAGATGGGGCTGATTTCAACTGCAGAGCAGGTCTAGGTTGCCAGACACCTTGCTGAGCTTGCCTGCTGCTAGAGCTGTGGTCCCCACTTGATCAAACTCCTTTCCAAAGGCTTTGGAGTTCAAAGGAGATGAGACCTTTAGGAAGACTAAGTCTCTCCCTAGCTGGAGGGGCTTCTCAAAAGCCTGCCAGAGCATTTGACCCATTTCAGTCTCATGGGTCATCATCATTTTGGCCGTGCATCCTCCTTTCCCACCATCATCCCTCCCAGTTTCTCAGCCTCCCAATTTCCTAGGACCAGAAGGCAGCCGTGGTGTTGGGGTACCTAGTCCCTAGACCTCACCTCTCATTCTCCCCAGGAGATTCGTCTCCCACTTGGTTGACACCTTCCGCACCTTCCTGGCACCCCTCTGAGTCAGACATCTTCTTCCCTGGTCGGCACAGCAGCCCCGCAGACAGCTCTGGTGCaagggtgctgctgctgtttcacttTTCCTGTGCTCGGCAGAAGTGAGCTGTGCCGGAAACTACACAAGCTATGGGGTTGgggggatgggagaggagcaAAGGGAAGgcaaatttgggggtttttttggtttttttttaaaaaccatcgGGACTATTTTAAGGTTTTGCTTCTGCCAGCAGCTCAAAATCAGAAAGTGGTAGGCTAACCTAAAGGGAAAGCAGGGGGCATGGACATCCCCACTGTGGCAGGGAGAGGTGTGACCCATCGCTCCCCCAGCTGCCCATGCCACTTTGGGGACAGCCAGCGTCTCTAAACCACAGCACCCTGTAATGTACCGGGTAccagggtgctgctgcaggagctgctgaagttGTCCTGACTTGACGCCTCTCAAAGCCTGCTGGACCCAAAGAATCTGCTTCTGCCCTGCAGCCATCACCCCTCACCTCCCTTGGCAGCTgctcttcttcttccccatgGCTTCTCGCTGTTGCGACCTTGGGTGGAGGTTCTGCCCCCAGGGGTTGGACTCTAATATCTTTGTCTCTTCACCACCAGTGAAGGACATGGCCAGGAGCTGGTGGTACAGCCTGGCGGGAGGATGCCAGCAGAGCATGGTGGCACAGCCTCACCCTTTCCTCCCCATGACGAGAGGGGACGAGCATCCCTAGCTTCTGTAGGAGGACCAACAGCAGAGAGGTTCCCCATCCCGACAGCACAGCCCCTGCAAAagcctccccatccccaccaggacccccacagTGGGCGCAGACTCTGCTGGCACCATGGCAACATCTGCCTCTCCCGCCAAAGCTTTATTTACACCGCTGCTGCCAGGACGCAGCTCTTCGCAAAaccagagagaagcagcaccCAGATGGTGCCCTTGAGCCCAGGGGGACggtggggacaggagggagcagaggacgGGTGTGGAGAAGCAGATGCTTAGGACTCGCCAGCCTCAAACATCTTCTTCCTGCCCTCCATGCCGGACTTCTCCTCGATGTTCTTCCTCCAGTCACCGACATCACGGAGGTCCTTCTCCTGGAGGAGGGATGGGCGCATGGGTGCGAGCAGTGCCCCCCGGGGTGAGAATCCACCTGGGCATGGCCCTTCACCCATCCACCCATGGAAAACCCTGTGTCAGCTAAAGGAACCCAGTTCCACCCATGCTGTACATCTTTTTGGGCTGCACCCTCCTTTTTCAATGTCATGGGTGCCAGAGGAGGAAATATTAAGCAGGAAGAACATTACAGAGAAAGGCTCACTCTCAACCCTGTCTATCACACAGGGAAGCATGGACCCCCAAAAATGAGGGCCAACTCCTGTATGAGCatgcaggagagggaaggagtaCCTTCTCAGTGTCTTCCTTCTTGACTTGCTTCAGGTTGGCTCGGAGGTCCATGCAGACCTTGTGCTTGGAGCCCAGCAGGGCCCGCAGCATCGCATCAGCGGACATACGCACCCTGCGCAGGGGTGGCCTCTTGAACTTGCCCCGCAGGTCAAAGAGCTTCTGGCTCAAGTCTTCCAGCTGTGGGGGGACAAAATGAGgggggagcagagagagagCGGGGCATGGGTTTCGTGAGACTGACCCAAGCAGCAGGGGGAGACACGAAGAATGGGCTGGAGACTCCCCTGAGGGATGGCTCCAGCAGAAACTCACCTCCTTGCTAGTCTTCTGTAGCTTCACCTCTGTGTCATACCTCTCCTCATCCACTGACTCTATCTTGGCATGAAGCTTTTTGCACAGCtcctggagggaagagcagagagggatGTTGACTGCTAGGACCCACACATGTGATTCCTCTCTCCTGACTGCTCTGGCTCTGAAAGACCTCAGTCCAGAAGACCGGATTGGATCAAAACCAGATGGTGAAGGGTGGCTTGCAGGCCAGCTCCTGGCCTCCGTGCTACCAGCTTCATGCAAATGCTGCCCCAACACATCATTAGAAACACAACTTTCCTGCCagacagaccttttttttttttttccccagagagaCCCCAGCTGTCTCTCAAGCCAATTCCAAAACCAGCCAGCTCCAGGGCACCCACAGGTGAGAAGGGGAACAAGATGGGAAGGACAATCTAGATCCACCAGGCTGACTGATGGAGCCAAATCctttctgctccagcacagTGAAAGCATTAAGGAAGTCTTTACCTGAAGTTCCTGCATGGATCCTGGGAGCGACAGAGGAGGGCAATGCTCTGCCAGgtagttttgcttttcaacttccttagcagctgcttctctttctaTTTCAGTGGCAGCAAGCTGGAGCATAGCACTCTGGAAGGCAGAAAAGATGGTCAGCATGGAGTGGAGGTGAGGGAGGAGGGCATGGGGGGTTGGCAAGGGAGAGAGAGCCCTGACAGAGAGGCAGCTTGGGGAGCTCCCCATCAATACCAGTGTCTCCAAGAAAGGGATACTGGTGGGGACCCAGTGAGCAGTGGGGAAGGGTGTGGTGGCTCCCAGGTTGTGCAGCGTGACCTCTTTTAGGAGGGAGAGTGCCAAGAGCTGGCTGGCTCAGGATGGGAGATGGGATAGTGGGGACACACCtcgcccagccccagcagtgccACGTACCTTCAGGTGTTGCCGGCGGGCAGTGGCtgccctcctttttttctgcaagtaggaggaacaagagaaaaacaggTTATTGGGCACCCATTCCCCTTTCCATTCCCCTTCCCCATAAAACCCCGCAGTCTGCTAAGGACCTGCAGCCACGTTAGGGAGCTGGCTCCAGCCAGGATGTACTGCTTGACACATGGCTGGTCCCCAAACCAGTGGCACTCAAAGAGGCTCCCTGCTGAACCCAGCTTTGCCAACCTCAGGTAGCTAAAATCTACGAAGTGCCTCAGGCAAAGATAATAAGGGTGATGAAGATGTGCATATAACTTCAAACTTGATTCCTCGGGACTTTCAGCTTTTCCTCTAATTTCCTCTTCGCTCAGGCATGAGTTTTGCATTGCACTCAACCACCCTGATGCCCCTGAGCACTCGGGAGGTGTGAGGTGTCTTTCTGAGCAGTCCCTGGCACACACAGTGAGAAGGATGGCCAGGCAGGTGAAAACATAAAGGCTGCCTAATTTCTGGAGCTGAGACCCAGCACAGGTGATGTTGTGAAAAACAGCAACCCTTGTTGCAACTCTTCCCCAGCCTGGCAATTATGGGTATTTTGATGTGCTGCGTTAGGGCACTGGGGAGGCAGGTCCAGGGCGTGGGGGGTTCATCACAGCTGGAGGACAGACACAACCAtggggtctgcagggctggaggctgCTCTGGCCAGGAGAGGTGGAGAGCCAcaaggcagcagctgcaaaacGCAGACTAGCTCCCTCTTCCCTGGGATGCCAGGTGAGCCCGGAAGGCCAAACCTGCCTTTCTGCACCCATGATGTGCTGGAACAGCAGCAACAGGTCTCCTATTTATAAAAGAAGCCACAACCATGATGTGCCGCTGCATCGCAGCTGTTTCCTCAGCCCTGAACACCAAGCATGGCTGAGTGTGGCTGGGGCAAGGGAAGTGCACCCTGGCATCTGATATGCTGCAgtgagggagaaaaagcagtgtttgggtgtgtgtctgtgctgcaTAGAGGAGGAAGTGGATAAGGATCTGCAGAGCAAAATCTAACAAAATCTGACTTGTTTTGCATATGCAAATGGTGCTAAGGCCCTCCTGACAGGACTgaagtgctctgcagaggaaacGCATCCAGCTCAGAGATGCAGCGCACCATTAACCGACAGGACTTTGCTCATATGAATCTCGCCATGGGCCATGAGAGAACAGATCCCTTGAGCGCTGTTAGCCCAGGGCTTACTCTCCATCTGAAAACTGGTACCTTAGCAAAGAGTACCCTCCCAGCCTTCCCTGGGGGCACTGGGTTTGATGGGGAATCAAGGCACTTGTTGGACATCATCACCATATTGTGGAGTTTCTATGTGTCCCTGAAATCCTCTTTTCTCTTGGTGAAGACAAGCTTGAGCTTGTTGTGTTTTGGACATATGGGGAGGTGCCAAGCAGAGATGAAGGATGGAACAACTTGCTAAGAGGAGATACAGAGTGACAAAGCCATGCACAACTCTTCCCACACCTTCCCTTGTGTTTCCCCAGGCACCCGCAGGCTTCacgcccagccctgctccagctctgccagaaGCCAGGGAGAACTTGCTAAGGATGCAACCTCCACCCTGCTCAGGCTGCCCTGGATCCAGGGCTCACCAGATCGCCTTTGAGAAGCGATTTGGCAGTGCTCGGTGGGGAGAAAACGAGGGGCTAGGTGTGGCTAAGGACGAGACGATGCTCAGCCAAGGGGCTGGGTGGTGGATGGGCTATGGGGAGAGGTGGCTCTGGAACACTGCCTTCCCAGCACCATCTCGTGGCCAGCTGGGGAAacaggaaaggagggaaaaaagcatctGACTCCAAGCCAGGAGGCAGAAAAGACcttcaaaatggattttttttttctgtttcccatcTTTACCAGAAGGAGTCAACAAGAAAGTCTTGCCATGAACCATtcttccacacacacacccagcagctgctcttccTAAGGACAAATGGTGAAGCCAGGATTGATGCCATGAGCATTGCTAAAGGAAAAACCCCAGCAAGACACACTTACCTCTTCACTGTTCAGCAGGAGCAGGTGGacaagaaagggaaggaagaggaaggggagaaaaaggcagtTAGCATCCTAATAAGAAACAAGCAGGGAAATCTTAACGAGCATAAAAATTTGGCGGTTGAACAAAAGTTTTGAAATGCCAACAATAtatcagagacagaaaaatgggaactTACTCAGACATCTTGCTTTAGATGGTTGTGAGCCTGCAatgaaaaccaaggaaaaaagaaaaaaagattcacaGTTATTCATGCTGGTGGTGACTTTCTtgggtttaaaaacaaagctagatgcctctagaaaaaaaaaaaaaagaggaacaggTTTGCTCTTATTTCCCAACTTCTCCAAATTTTCATCATATGGGGAACTAGGCCACAGTTTGTGGACAAGAGCCAAACACGTACCTACTCACAGCCACACAAACCTCAGCATCTGGGGACTTCTGGCCCAGCGCTATTTGGTCTGGTCACAAAGA contains the following coding sequences:
- the TNNI2 gene encoding troponin I, fast skeletal muscle, with product MLDANCLFLPFLFLPFLVHLLLLNSEEKKRRAATARRQHLKSAMLQLAATEIEREAAAKEVEKQNYLAEHCPPLSLPGSMQELQELCKKLHAKIESVDEERYDTEVKLQKTSKELEDLSQKLFDLRGKFKRPPLRRVRMSADAMLRALLGSKHKVCMDLRANLKQVKKEDTEKEKDLRDVGDWRKNIEEKSGMEGRKKMFEAGES